The genomic DNA GCGGGCATACGAACGCCGCCTATCTGACGGCACTCGCCATCGCCTATGCATTTCCTGAGCGCTATCAGGAAATGCTGACGCGCGCCTCGGAGCTCGGGGATAATCGCCTCGTTGCCGGCGTTCATTCACCCCTGGATGTGATGGGAGGTCGTACGATGGCCACGGCACTCGCCGCTTCCATCCTCGCAGATCCCGATAATGAAGCGCTGAAGGAAGGAGCTTATGAGGAAGCTCACACCAAGCTACTGACGCAAGATGGGAAAGCACCGGACCGATTTGCCGATAAGGAAGCCAATAAGCAGGCCTATCAAGAGAGGCTCACCTATGGTTTCAAACCCACCGGTTCCACCAAGAAGCCCATGGTCGTACCAAAAGGAGCTGAGGTGCTTCTCGAAACCCGTCTTCCATACCTGAGCGACGAGGATCGCCGTCGTGTACTATCCACAACGGGACTCTCCTCCGGCTACCCCCTTCTTGATGATTTGGAAGGATGGGGACGGTTGAATCTATATGCGGCTGCAGATGGATTCGGTTCATTTGAATCAAATGTCAAGGTGAAGATGGACGCCTCAAAAGGTGGATTCCATGCGAAAGATATATGGGCAAACGATATCTCAGGGAAGGGCTCCCTGACGAAAAAAGGATCAGGAGAATTGACGCTCACAGGAAATAACTCCTATAAGGGAGATACGACCTTGGATGGCGGGACCCTTGTCGCTGGATCTAAAACAGCGCTCGGAAAAGGCGATGTGGAGGTGGAAACAGGTACCCTTCAAAAAGAAAGTAAAGGGAAACTCGTCATCGATGGCGACTACAGCCAGTCGAAGAAATCCATGCTTGAGGTGGATGTAGATAGTCGCGAAGATGTTCTCGTCATCAAAGGGGAAGCGGAGCTCGGTGGCACACTCAAAGTACACTTCCCACGGGATCAGCGTCCGGGTAAATCCGTCACCGTCATGACCTACTGGAAACTGGATCGCCATAAAGTGTTCAATCATATTGAAACAACCGGGCTCCCAAAGGGAACCAAAGTGAAACCGGTCTATAAAGCTCACAGTCTAGAACTGAAGCTGATAAAATAAAAAGGATCAAGCCGCTCCAACACAGGAAGCGGCTTGATTTTTTTATTGTAAACATCTTTAAAAAGCGTAAAATGGATGGTAATACAAAATGTGGAAGGGGAGATAGAGATGAAGACAGAATTTACTGGAAGGGCTTCTTCTTATACAAAAGGAAGACCGCCTTACCCAAAGGGGATCCTTGAGCTCATGCGCAGTCTCGGAGCTGATGAACAATCACGGATTGCAGACATAGGAGCAGGAACAGGGCGATTGACACGCATGCTGGGAGAGCTCGATGCTTTTGTTACGGCCGTTGAACCAAGTGCTGACATGCTGGAGGAATACCGTCACACCTGCCGTGAGCTCCCACGCGTTACCTATATGGAAGCACCAGCAGAAGAAACCCGTCTGGAGACGGGAAGCGTTGATTTCATCACTGTTGCCCAGGCGTTCCACTGGTTGGATAAAGACCGGTGCCGCACGGAGTTCCAGCGTATCCTGAAACCGGGTGGCAGGGTCCTCCTTATCTGGAATTCAATGAAGGGTGATGATCCGTTCGTTCAGGCGTATTCCAATGTCTTGAAGGACTTCACCATCAAGCAGACGGCTGGGAATGCAAGCGGTGACCACCTTAAAGAGAAACGGGAATTTTTCGGATCAGACATCGAGATCGTACAAATGGGTAATGCCCATACCCTCGATGAAGAGGAATTGATACATCATGGTCTGTCACTGTCCTACACGCCTTCGGCCGATCATCCCGAGTATCAGTCATTCATCAACGCACTGGGAACGCTTTTCCGGGAGCACTGCCAAGAGGGAAGCCTGACCATTCCATATGAAACAGAAGTGACCATTGGGACATTCCAAGGAAGGAGACATGAAAGATGAGAAAAAGGAACTGGGTACCGGCACTCGTCATGATCCCGTTGCTTACGGCCTGCAACCAAGGCGTAGCGAAAGGGGACAAGGAGGTCACACCGGAAATGGACCGCGTTATTTCCACCTCCATCATCGAACACAATGAGCCTCTGCTCGATAAGACAGACGAACAATTTGAAGTACATAAGATTTATGGCACGAAGGAAGAGGACGGCACCATTGATGTATATCTCTACACTCTTTACGAAGGGTATGACCTGTCAACCGGTGACAAAGCCCAAACAGGGGCCTCTTTGCCTGCTCATATTGAATTAAAGGAAGAAGGAAATCAATACACCGTGGTGAAGTACGAAGAACCCGATGACGGAAGCACTCATCAATCTTCCCTTGAAAGTATGTTCCCTAAGAAGTTGGCGAAGAATGCCATGAAAGATGAAGGATCGGCCGCGGGTCTTGATCAAGACATGAAGAAAAAAGTCCACACCTGGCTGGAGGAGAGTTGAGAAATGAAAACCATCATCCAACATCAACATGCAATGGTCGAATGGGGAGCATCCCTAATGGAGATTGACAATACCCTGTGGCAAACCCCACTCAAACCAGGGAAATGGAACACAGGAGAAATCCTTGCCCACCTCATTGCGTGGGACGAATTCCTCCTGGATCATCGCCTGCAGGCTATCGGATCAGGAGAGAGCATGTCTCCTGCCCCGGAAGTGGATGCATTCAATCATGAGGCAGTCACACGGATGGAGAAGGCATCAAAAGCAGAGCTGGTCGGGCAATTTACCGGAACAAAGATGAGGATTATTGAAGAAATCAAGGAATTGAACGCTGATTACACCATGACCATTGGTGAAAAAGACATCACCATCGGTCGTTATTTCCTTGGACTGATGGAGCATGATCTTCATCATAAAGCGGAAATCGACGCATTCCTTTCAGATGGTTTCACCATTCAGCGGACGGAAGATGGCGAAGCAGCTAAAAGCATCTCAGAAAAGCTTTATTCCTTCAATCTCAAGCACTTTTCAGAAGACTTGAAAGGTCGATATGAAGAAATCACATTGACCCTCCTTGACGCAAATGGTGATATCAGGGGAGGCCTTGTGGGAGAAATCTGCTGGAACTGGATGGAGGTCAAGATCCTCATGGTGGATGAAGATCTGAGGGGAGGAGGTCATGGGAGCAGTCTCCTCCGAGAAGGCGAACGGATTGCCTCCTCAAGGAGCTGTGACTTCATCAAACTCGACACCCTCAGCTTTCAGGCGAGGGGATTCTACGAGAAGCATGGATATGACGTGTTCGGCACCCTTGAAAACGTCGGCAGGGACCATCGCCACTTCTATATGAAAAAGGATCTTTAAGGTGGACAAGATGGAAGAACTGCTCACCAAAGAATATGTGTTGAAGCATGGGGTGGAATTTGAGACCCAGCTCGAATATGGAGGGCCATACGGTCAGGGGATCGTAATCGTGGATGAAGACGGGGAAGAGCACCTTTTCACGGGTCTCGTCTATGATCTTCACAGTAATGGAGAGCTTGAGAGTTATTTTTATGTGTCAGGTGGGGTGAAGGAAGGACGCTATGTTGAATTTTACCCAAGCGGCGCTGTCGCATCCATCCGGACCATGCATAAGAGCGCTTCGCACGGACATCAGCTGGAATTCTATGAAAACGGCAGGGTGCGGGAGGAGTTTGAGAGCGTGGCCGGCAAGCGGATTACGTTCCGGACCTATGACGAAAACGGGAACGTACTGAAGGAGAAGACGGAGTGGACAGAGGAAGATAGACGCTTCGCGGAGAAATGGGGAAGAAAGTGAACCGATTTGCAGCCTGTGCAGATCGGTTCTTTTTTGCACCTTGAGAACTATGACAAACCTTTCACAAGTTGAATGAGATGATGGATGACACTTCCCTCACCGGACTTTCCGGCGTGTACGAAATAGAAGGGCCGGTAGACAACAAAAGGATCGATGGGGACAAGTTTCCCCTGCCTGAGCTCCTCTTTCACCATGGAAGTGGAAAGAAAAGCAATCCCAAGGCCCCGGATGGCGAGCTGCTTGATGAGGGAGTGGCTGCTTGCCTCGAGGATTTCCACAGGCTGGATCCGCTCTGATCGCAGGAGATCATCCGCATATTCACGCGTTCCGGAACCCAGCTCTCTCAAAATGATGGGGGACGATTCCAGGCTCATGCGATTGCTAGCAAAGAAACGGATCTCATCTCGTGCGATGACTTCTACCTGGAAGGGCTCGAGCCCCTTCGTCCCTTCCACAAGAGCAAAATCGATTTCGCCGTGATTCAGTTCCTCCACGATCGTCTCATGATTGTTGATCCTGAGCTGCAGATGGGCATGGGGGTACATCAGCTTCAGCTGTTTCACAAAGTCAGGGAGCAGGACATCGCTTACTGTATGCGTGGACCCGATCCGAAGATGGAACTCTTCCTTTTCATCATGGATGTGCTCCATGGAACGGGCGATTTCAAGCATCTTCTTTCCTTGTTCATATACCTTCTGTCCAGCAGGCGTCAATTGAAAGGCGGGTGAATTGGAAGAGCGGCTGATGAGGGCAACGCCGAGTGCCTGCTCGAGCTTCTTAATATGGACGCTCACCGTCGGCTGGGACAGATTCAGGAATTCACTCGTCTTCGTAAAATGCTGAAGCTGCGCAAGGGTGACGAACGTCCGGATCCAATCGATTTGCATAGGTGCACCTCCATTACGAAACGTAATAAACACTATTCGTATTATTCATTTCTATTATAAACTTCCCCACTGTATAATGAAAGGGAAGGAAGTGAACAGAAATGGAATGGATTTATTTTATCATCGGTGGTGCGTTCATCGGGATCCTGTCAGGGTTTTTCGGGATAGGTGGAGGAATCGTTTTGACTCCAACGCTCCTGGTCCTCGGCTATGACCCGAGTCAGGCAATCATCCTCTCCTTGATGCTGACCCTTGGATCCACGGTGACCGGCACGATTTCTCATATACGATTGAAAAATGTAAACGGACGACTTGCCATCATCCTCGGCATCGCTGGTGTGATCGGGTCAACGGTCACGGCGCCATTCGTGAAATGGCTTGAAGCATCAAATGGTGCATCCCTCGTCATCTCCATCGCCTATATTGCCATTCTTGGATGGTTCTCCTATCAATTCTTCAGGAAGGAGAAGTCGGATGCGAAACCGAAAGGCAAGGGTGCCGTTCCGGTGATCGGGTTCATCACAGGGGTCATTTCATCCCTCATGGGTGTCAGCGGTGGATTCGTCATGACGCCGCTCCTGTCAAAATGGATCAGGCTGGACCTGAAAAAAGCGATCGGAACGAGCATCACGGCTGCCTCCATCATCGTCCTGTCCGGGATCGGTTCCTACATGGCAGCAGGAGAAACACTTGACTATCGCCACGGCGTCCTTCTCATCGCAGGCGCACTGATCGGAACCCCGATCGGCTCAACCCAGCTGAAGAACTTTGCAACGGATAAGGTGAAACGCATGCTCGCATTTCTGTATATCATCGTAGCAGCAAGCGTCATCCTCAAGCTGCTTCAGATTCCGACCCTATCCCTGATTCTGATAGGTGCTGCCATGGTTGCCTTTTTCGCGGTCTTGATCAACAAGCAGAGAAAAGAGCCAAGTGCATCAGCTTAGGTAAAGAGAAGAAGCCCGCGTCATCGGACGCGGGCTTCGTTTTTATGTTGTAGCGGTGATGGAACGGGCCATACGAAACCAGTTTATATAAACCAAGATGATGAAAAATATACTGATCCCTAAGGGAAGCCCATAATGGGGTCCCTCGAACACGGTATTATAAAAGTCGATCGGGGTCATGGCAATGGCTGCGACCATACTGATTAAGGCTAGGATGATCACAGATAGCCTGCGATTACCGGCATTCCGGATAATAAACAGTGCAGTGGTGCACAGCAGCCATAAGCTAAGGACGAGTAGTGCATGAGAAATGCGATCCTCGAGATGGGTGTGAAGAAGGTATACGACAAATGATAAGATCGCTATCGCCACAATCGGGATCACCATGAGAATATTCAGCTTCACCAAAGCGGGTTTGCGGACAATGTCTTCTTTTACTTCTAAAAATGATATGACACTATAATAAGACAGCGCACCTAAAAGCAGGGATAAAACAAGGATCATACATACCACTCCATATTAATTATTCTTGTATAATAATACATGGGTTTTCTGGAAAAATCTATAGAAAACCTGCTCCCTATGGTATGATGGAAGAAGTGTTTTGAAAGAATATCCATGAACTGAAACTCTTGCCGGTGTTGAACCGTATAAGAATATGGAACATCATTGCCTAGAATTCACGTAGGGAGCTTAATGCTGTATGGACTTGGAATCAGTAGAACAAATCATCGCCAATTATGGCTATATAGCCGTCTTTTTATTACTCACACTGGGGATCGTCGGACTGCCTGTCCCGGATGAGGTCCTGATGATGCTGGTCGGATATTTCACAAATGTCGGGACCCTCAACTATGAACTGGCCGTATTGTTCAGTTTTGGTGGGGCCCTTGTCGGGATGACCATCAGTTACTTCATCGGCTACAAAGCCGGTCGACCGTTCCTTGATAAATATGGGAAATGGGTCGGACTGAAGGAAAAGCGTATGCGAAGGGTTGAAAAGTGGATGGAGAAGTACGGATCGTATTCCTTGATCATCGGCTATTTCATTCCTGGCGTACGGCATATCACCTGCTATTTTTCCGGGATTGCCCGCATGGATCTTAAACAGTACTTCCTGTTCGTTGCCATCGGATCCCTTCTTTGGACGTCGGTCTTCATCACCATCGGGAGGCTGGCGGGTGTCATTACACTATAAAATTGTAAAAGCCAACGGGACCGGTCTCGTTGGCTTTTCTAGTTCAATTTTTTGATGATGTTATGGTTTTTATGAAGTAAGGGCCAACAGTGTGAGCTAAAGGATTAGTGAGATAATGGTGAATGGTATAATAGTTCACAGGTAAACTAATATTTGCAAATGGATTGTGACCGTGTTATTCTGTTTTTGTTCACTAGTAAACATAAAGGAGTTTGTTGCATGAAACAAATCATTTATGAATCGTATCTAGAATTACTTCACCTGAATGAGCAGAAAGCCGATTCAATTCAATCTTTATTCGGCATCTACCTTAACAAAGATGAACCACTTGATCTTTTACCTGGTAACATGACGAGCATCCACGTCATTCAGTGCATCGGTGACCATGAACCCATCAATCATAAGGGGATTTCCCGAACGATGATGATTTCCAAGGCTAACATCACAAAGGTTACCCGCAAACTGCAAGAAGATGGGCTGATTAGGGCGGTGAAACTGAATGATAACAAAAAAGAAGTCTACTATAAGCTGACACCCGAAGGCAGG from Rossellomorea marisflavi includes the following:
- a CDS encoding acid phosphatase encodes the protein MKAIKPISAVVLSLVISQSALGGVQVGAKQGVDPVPEPPSGYFIDTYKNNVSGNKTPSNPTISVLSQYNRIWEPGETWDSGVVLDQSVHEHNIQTVLDKTSSRTKAQADAAYLDDRVSQSYSALDGLGSLTDIYRKDANATTTITGIPEDALVKKYTDEGTGAGTTDSELGQMAGLVETLRGEYSSTSSAKDFYSYKRPFRWTDPSIVVPELRPTLKEDPTNDGGFPSGHTNAAYLTALAIAYAFPERYQEMLTRASELGDNRLVAGVHSPLDVMGGRTMATALAASILADPDNEALKEGAYEEAHTKLLTQDGKAPDRFADKEANKQAYQERLTYGFKPTGSTKKPMVVPKGAEVLLETRLPYLSDEDRRRVLSTTGLSSGYPLLDDLEGWGRLNLYAAADGFGSFESNVKVKMDASKGGFHAKDIWANDISGKGSLTKKGSGELTLTGNNSYKGDTTLDGGTLVAGSKTALGKGDVEVETGTLQKESKGKLVIDGDYSQSKKSMLEVDVDSREDVLVIKGEAELGGTLKVHFPRDQRPGKSVTVMTYWKLDRHKVFNHIETTGLPKGTKVKPVYKAHSLELKLIK
- a CDS encoding class I SAM-dependent methyltransferase, with translation MKTEFTGRASSYTKGRPPYPKGILELMRSLGADEQSRIADIGAGTGRLTRMLGELDAFVTAVEPSADMLEEYRHTCRELPRVTYMEAPAEETRLETGSVDFITVAQAFHWLDKDRCRTEFQRILKPGGRVLLIWNSMKGDDPFVQAYSNVLKDFTIKQTAGNASGDHLKEKREFFGSDIEIVQMGNAHTLDEEELIHHGLSLSYTPSADHPEYQSFINALGTLFREHCQEGSLTIPYETEVTIGTFQGRRHER
- a CDS encoding GNAT family N-acetyltransferase, producing the protein MEHDLHHKAEIDAFLSDGFTIQRTEDGEAAKSISEKLYSFNLKHFSEDLKGRYEEITLTLLDANGDIRGGLVGEICWNWMEVKILMVDEDLRGGGHGSSLLREGERIASSRSCDFIKLDTLSFQARGFYEKHGYDVFGTLENVGRDHRHFYMKKDL
- a CDS encoding toxin-antitoxin system YwqK family antitoxin is translated as MEELLTKEYVLKHGVEFETQLEYGGPYGQGIVIVDEDGEEHLFTGLVYDLHSNGELESYFYVSGGVKEGRYVEFYPSGAVASIRTMHKSASHGHQLEFYENGRVREEFESVAGKRITFRTYDENGNVLKEKTEWTEEDRRFAEKWGRK
- a CDS encoding LysR family transcriptional regulator — its product is MQIDWIRTFVTLAQLQHFTKTSEFLNLSQPTVSVHIKKLEQALGVALISRSSNSPAFQLTPAGQKVYEQGKKMLEIARSMEHIHDEKEEFHLRIGSTHTVSDVLLPDFVKQLKLMYPHAHLQLRINNHETIVEELNHGEIDFALVEGTKGLEPFQVEVIARDEIRFFASNRMSLESSPIILRELGSGTREYADDLLRSERIQPVEILEASSHSLIKQLAIRGLGIAFLSTSMVKEELRQGKLVPIDPFVVYRPFYFVHAGKSGEGSVIHHLIQLVKGLS
- a CDS encoding sulfite exporter TauE/SafE family protein; translated protein: MEWIYFIIGGAFIGILSGFFGIGGGIVLTPTLLVLGYDPSQAIILSLMLTLGSTVTGTISHIRLKNVNGRLAIILGIAGVIGSTVTAPFVKWLEASNGASLVISIAYIAILGWFSYQFFRKEKSDAKPKGKGAVPVIGFITGVISSLMGVSGGFVMTPLLSKWIRLDLKKAIGTSITAASIIVLSGIGSYMAAGETLDYRHGVLLIAGALIGTPIGSTQLKNFATDKVKRMLAFLYIIVAASVILKLLQIPTLSLILIGAAMVAFFAVLINKQRKEPSASA
- a CDS encoding DedA family protein; amino-acid sequence: MESVEQIIANYGYIAVFLLLTLGIVGLPVPDEVLMMLVGYFTNVGTLNYELAVLFSFGGALVGMTISYFIGYKAGRPFLDKYGKWVGLKEKRMRRVEKWMEKYGSYSLIIGYFIPGVRHITCYFSGIARMDLKQYFLFVAIGSLLWTSVFITIGRLAGVITL
- a CDS encoding MarR family transcriptional regulator, with amino-acid sequence MKQIIYESYLELLHLNEQKADSIQSLFGIYLNKDEPLDLLPGNMTSIHVIQCIGDHEPINHKGISRTMMISKANITKVTRKLQEDGLIRAVKLNDNKKEVYYKLTPEGRKVHDMHMKLHNEKKRAFMNMIEAFSVEEQRTIASFLEKMTESIRHEHGQL